The Colias croceus chromosome 11, ilColCroc2.1 genome has a segment encoding these proteins:
- the LOC123695422 gene encoding myophilin isoform X1 has translation MANNRATKSGFAAEAQRKINSKYSEELAEECLEWIRVITGEPINVSGDMDNFYEVLKDGTLLCKLANSIKPGQVKKINESKMAFKCMENINAFLEAAKQFGVPAQETFQTVDLWERQNLNSVVICLQSLGRKAHNYGMPSIGPKEAEKNVRNFTEEQLRAGQGVISLQYGSNKGANQSGINFGNTRHM, from the exons ATCAACAGCAAATACAGCGAAGAGCTTGCTGAAGAATGCTTAGAATGGATCAGGGTGATAACTGGAGAGCCCATCAACGTGTCTGGGGACATGGATAACTTCTATGAAGTACTTAAAGATGGCACCCTTCTGTGCAA GCTCGCGAACAGCATCAAACCAGGCCAAGTGAAGAAGATAAACGAATCCAAAATGGCGTTCAAGTGCATGGAGAACATCAACGCGTTCCTCGAAGCGGCTAAACAGTTCGGTGTGCCCGCCCAGGAGACCTTCCAAACTGTCGACCTGTGGGAGAGGCAGAATCTCAATTCCGTTGTAATTTGCTTACAGTCGCTGGGTAGAAAG GCCCACAATTACGGCATGCCGTCAATAGGACCAAAGGAGGCCGAGAAGAACGTACGCAACTTCACCGAAGAACAACTGAGGGCGGGTCAAGGCGTCATCTCCTTACAGTACGGCTCCAACAAAGGCGCCAACCAAAGCGGCATCAACTTTGGCAACACAAGACATATGTAA
- the LOC123695422 gene encoding myophilin isoform X2, with product MEIESRVNINSKYSEELAEECLEWIRVITGEPINVSGDMDNFYEVLKDGTLLCKLANSIKPGQVKKINESKMAFKCMENINAFLEAAKQFGVPAQETFQTVDLWERQNLNSVVICLQSLGRKAHNYGMPSIGPKEAEKNVRNFTEEQLRAGQGVISLQYGSNKGANQSGINFGNTRHM from the exons ATCAACAGCAAATACAGCGAAGAGCTTGCTGAAGAATGCTTAGAATGGATCAGGGTGATAACTGGAGAGCCCATCAACGTGTCTGGGGACATGGATAACTTCTATGAAGTACTTAAAGATGGCACCCTTCTGTGCAA GCTCGCGAACAGCATCAAACCAGGCCAAGTGAAGAAGATAAACGAATCCAAAATGGCGTTCAAGTGCATGGAGAACATCAACGCGTTCCTCGAAGCGGCTAAACAGTTCGGTGTGCCCGCCCAGGAGACCTTCCAAACTGTCGACCTGTGGGAGAGGCAGAATCTCAATTCCGTTGTAATTTGCTTACAGTCGCTGGGTAGAAAG GCCCACAATTACGGCATGCCGTCAATAGGACCAAAGGAGGCCGAGAAGAACGTACGCAACTTCACCGAAGAACAACTGAGGGCGGGTCAAGGCGTCATCTCCTTACAGTACGGCTCCAACAAAGGCGCCAACCAAAGCGGCATCAACTTTGGCAACACAAGACATATGTAA